One window from the genome of Deltaproteobacteria bacterium PRO3 encodes:
- the smc gene encoding chromosome segregation protein SMC, with protein MKIKRLEIQGFKSFPDRTVIDFQQGITSIVGPNGCGKSNIVDAIRWVMGEMSAKHLRGKAMEDVIFAGSQTRPSTNFAEVTMVMGNEDGRAPAAYANYSEIAVTRRLFRSGESEYQINKTPCRLRDIYDVFLGSGVGTKAYSIIEQGKIGQIITAKPEDRRMIIEEAAGISKFKSRKEAALRKIEATKGNLLRLADILAELKRQINSIDRQARKAERYKEIETELRDLELHLCSHDYLACAGSLGELERGLKNSEENEAALAAQVAQLEVQLEADRLELVEQERQLMSLQEVLYEKNNSVQLHQAGIDYKGREIESLGKQNEAAAKEIETVKGRVTALDAAIAASNESQVGIDLELATAQESFNQLEAALLAGIGEEKETALQVEQLGHETIELLQRLSERNSRKEGLGRRKVDLVGRIGKDQAEIDEIDRLLSGQQSQLRALQEQLGEVKQFKLDLVKQSDSIFGTILKQREEQKEAEARLAELKDKLALKRSRLTSLEELERNFEGYKDGVRNVMLKRSQLDPTSSIYGTVADIVETESSYEMAVGAVLGEKLQYVVVKSQEAGVEALQYLKTQSMGRLSCIPVELRDEGDEGHFPYGEEQGVLGPLKQFVRVKGDYDRVGQFLFGDVYLVQNLNRALELWNGNGHRKTLVTLDGEVVDPSGVVSGGSRESGAQAILEKKREIKELRQQVHELEAQVREQASQVERCVSRIQMLEQSLEALKRDSHSEELKIVHQEQDLNHLQTEIRRLTERRDKLSLEISAAMQEESDLVQEIQNLEAEVLGIEERKLELQTRGEAAKQRQLDLRHRLDDLRHRSFEQKSKLSIVTEKKSALERDLQRMVEDRGELHRLLDERHVSISAANQQTLQLKREIEESREKLSQLVVEIQEREGQATALRDRIQALKDSVGAAEVTLRQNRAQLETVRQELHQSIVSLSEGRTRIQVLLQQILERYHVDLAAVAPTYAERPIDREAQAAQVREMREKLEKIGPVNLGAIEEYEELKQRHEHLDKQYQDLVQSLDALQRALQKINRTTKKRFEETFETVNKLFQEVFPKLFKGGRAELLLTDPENILESGVEIVAQPPGKKLQSVSLLSGGEKALTAVSLVFAIFIIKPSPFCLLDEVDAPLDDANIDRFNDMVRSLVDKSQFILITHNKRTMEMADTLYGITMEQPGVSKLVSVQLN; from the coding sequence TTGAAGATCAAGCGACTCGAAATCCAGGGCTTTAAATCCTTTCCCGACCGAACCGTCATCGACTTCCAACAGGGCATCACCTCGATCGTCGGCCCCAACGGCTGCGGCAAGTCCAACATCGTCGACGCCATCCGGTGGGTCATGGGCGAGATGAGCGCGAAGCACCTCCGCGGCAAGGCCATGGAAGACGTCATCTTCGCCGGCAGCCAGACCCGCCCGTCGACCAACTTCGCCGAAGTGACCATGGTGATGGGCAACGAGGACGGTCGCGCGCCGGCCGCCTACGCCAACTATTCCGAGATTGCGGTGACGCGGCGCCTGTTCCGCTCGGGGGAGAGCGAGTACCAGATCAACAAGACTCCCTGCCGGTTGCGCGACATCTACGACGTCTTCCTCGGCAGCGGCGTGGGCACCAAGGCCTATTCGATCATCGAGCAGGGCAAGATCGGGCAGATCATCACCGCCAAGCCCGAAGACCGGCGCATGATCATCGAAGAGGCCGCCGGCATCAGCAAGTTCAAGAGCCGCAAAGAGGCTGCCTTGCGCAAGATCGAGGCGACCAAAGGAAATCTGCTGCGCTTGGCGGACATCCTGGCCGAGCTGAAGCGCCAGATCAATTCCATCGACCGCCAGGCCCGCAAGGCCGAGCGTTACAAAGAGATCGAGACCGAGCTGCGCGACCTCGAGCTGCACCTGTGCAGCCACGACTACCTGGCCTGCGCCGGCAGCCTGGGCGAGCTCGAACGCGGGCTGAAAAATTCCGAAGAAAACGAGGCTGCCCTGGCCGCCCAAGTGGCGCAGCTCGAGGTGCAGCTCGAGGCCGACCGCCTCGAGTTGGTCGAGCAGGAGCGGCAACTCATGAGTTTGCAGGAGGTGCTCTATGAGAAGAACAATTCCGTTCAGCTCCATCAGGCCGGCATCGATTACAAGGGCCGCGAGATCGAGTCGCTCGGCAAGCAGAACGAGGCCGCTGCCAAAGAGATCGAGACGGTCAAGGGCCGGGTGACGGCGCTGGACGCGGCGATCGCCGCGTCCAACGAGAGCCAGGTCGGCATCGACCTCGAGCTCGCCACCGCACAGGAAAGCTTCAACCAGCTCGAGGCCGCGCTGCTCGCTGGCATCGGCGAGGAGAAAGAAACCGCCCTGCAGGTCGAGCAGCTGGGCCATGAGACGATCGAGCTGCTCCAGCGGCTTTCCGAACGGAACAGCCGCAAAGAGGGGCTTGGCCGCCGCAAGGTCGACCTGGTTGGCCGCATCGGCAAGGACCAAGCCGAGATCGACGAGATCGACCGGCTGCTCTCCGGACAGCAATCCCAGCTGCGTGCCTTGCAGGAACAGCTGGGCGAGGTGAAGCAGTTTAAGCTCGACCTGGTAAAGCAAAGCGACAGCATCTTCGGCACTATCCTCAAGCAGCGCGAGGAGCAAAAAGAGGCCGAGGCCCGCTTGGCCGAACTCAAGGACAAGCTGGCTCTGAAGCGCTCGCGCCTGACCTCCCTGGAGGAATTGGAAAGAAATTTCGAGGGTTATAAAGACGGGGTCCGCAACGTCATGCTCAAGCGCAGCCAGCTGGACCCGACCAGCTCGATCTACGGGACAGTCGCCGACATCGTCGAGACCGAATCCTCCTACGAGATGGCGGTCGGCGCGGTGTTGGGCGAAAAGCTGCAGTACGTGGTCGTCAAGAGCCAGGAGGCCGGGGTCGAGGCCCTGCAGTACCTCAAGACGCAATCGATGGGGCGCCTGAGCTGCATCCCGGTCGAACTGCGCGACGAGGGCGACGAGGGACATTTTCCCTACGGCGAGGAGCAGGGCGTGTTGGGCCCGTTGAAGCAGTTCGTCCGCGTCAAGGGCGACTACGACCGCGTCGGCCAGTTCCTGTTCGGCGACGTGTATTTGGTGCAAAATCTCAACCGCGCCCTCGAGCTGTGGAACGGCAACGGCCATCGCAAGACCTTGGTCACCCTCGACGGCGAGGTGGTCGATCCCTCCGGCGTCGTCTCGGGCGGCTCGCGGGAGAGCGGTGCCCAGGCCATCCTCGAGAAGAAGCGCGAGATCAAGGAGCTGCGCCAGCAGGTGCACGAGCTGGAGGCCCAGGTCCGCGAGCAGGCCTCGCAGGTCGAGCGCTGCGTCTCGCGCATCCAGATGCTCGAGCAAAGCCTCGAGGCGCTGAAGCGCGACTCGCACAGCGAAGAGCTCAAGATCGTCCACCAAGAGCAGGACCTCAATCACCTCCAGACCGAGATCCGCCGCCTGACCGAGCGCCGCGACAAACTCTCGCTCGAAATCTCGGCCGCCATGCAGGAAGAGTCCGACCTGGTCCAAGAGATCCAGAATCTCGAGGCCGAGGTCCTGGGCATTGAGGAGCGGAAGCTCGAACTGCAGACGCGCGGCGAGGCCGCCAAGCAGCGCCAGCTGGACCTGCGCCACCGGCTCGACGACCTGCGTCACCGTTCCTTCGAGCAGAAGTCCAAGCTGAGCATCGTCACCGAGAAAAAGAGCGCCCTCGAGCGCGACTTGCAGCGCATGGTCGAAGACCGCGGCGAGCTGCACCGCCTGCTCGACGAGCGGCACGTCTCGATCAGCGCGGCCAACCAGCAGACCCTCCAGCTCAAGCGCGAGATCGAAGAAAGCCGCGAGAAGCTCTCTCAACTGGTCGTCGAGATCCAAGAGCGGGAAGGGCAGGCCACGGCCTTGAGGGACCGCATCCAGGCCCTCAAGGATTCGGTGGGGGCCGCCGAGGTCACGCTGCGGCAGAACCGCGCGCAGCTCGAGACGGTCCGGCAAGAGCTCCACCAAAGCATCGTGAGCTTGAGCGAGGGCCGCACCCGCATCCAGGTGCTCCTCCAGCAGATCCTCGAGCGCTATCATGTCGACCTCGCCGCGGTGGCGCCGACCTATGCCGAGCGCCCCATCGACCGCGAGGCCCAGGCCGCTCAGGTGCGGGAGATGCGCGAAAAGCTCGAGAAGATCGGCCCCGTCAACCTGGGCGCCATCGAGGAGTACGAAGAGCTCAAGCAGCGCCACGAGCACCTCGACAAGCAGTACCAAGACTTGGTCCAGTCGCTCGACGCCCTCCAGCGCGCCCTGCAGAAGATCAACCGCACCACCAAGAAGCGCTTCGAAGAGACCTTCGAGACGGTCAACAAGCTCTTCCAGGAGGTCTTTCCCAAGCTATTCAAGGGCGGCCGCGCCGAGCTGCTGCTCACCGACCCCGAGAACATCCTCGAGAGCGGCGTCGAAATCGTCGCCCAGCCGCCCGGCAAGAAGCTGCAGAGCGTCTCGCTGCTCTCCGGCGGCGAGAAGGCCCTTACCGCGGTCAGTCTGGTCTTCGCGATCTTCATCATCAAGCCCTCGCCCTTCTGCCTCTTAGACGAGGTCGATGCCCCGCTCGACGACGCCAATATCGACCGCTTCAACGACATGGTGCGCTCGCTCGTCGACAAATCGCAGTTCATCCTCATCACCCACAACAAGCGCACGATGGAGATGGCCGACACGCTCTACGGCATCACCATGGAGCAGCCGGGCGTCAGCAAGCTGGTCAGCGTTCAGCTCAACTAG
- a CDS encoding radical SAM protein: MLKTAYRLSANLFNARFRPKALIHPLFVVYHITNLCNLRCFYCEDFSADKNHLYKPHELDTQQVKEVLRILRKKFDYIYLTGGEPYVRQDLSELVAYMRQIGFKRISINTNALTLDQKPEILPYVRDLVISIDSMDAARKDEIIGCKKGGAQKIFDNLRWAARLQKKHGYEVSINCVVAPHTLGDAREVLRFALQEGIRYSCIPQNVDYAVHPGLNASEDYRAFIREIMELKKRNPLISGTRYFFQNILKLSPFECYPSVVARVNANGDVSWPCRPLKTVAGNLLEIGSFDATVKEGIRKHGILNACDKNCQVRCYIESSLLVKHPLALVREFFTGRKLTSPLANPVLQKLPVAASYVPAEKHLA, encoded by the coding sequence ATGCTAAAAACCGCTTATCGATTGTCCGCCAACCTGTTCAACGCGCGTTTCCGGCCGAAGGCCCTGATCCATCCCCTCTTCGTCGTCTACCACATCACCAACCTTTGCAACCTGCGCTGCTTCTACTGCGAGGACTTCTCCGCCGACAAAAACCACCTCTACAAGCCCCACGAGCTCGACACCCAACAGGTCAAAGAGGTGTTGCGCATCCTACGGAAGAAATTCGACTATATCTACCTCACCGGCGGAGAGCCTTACGTGCGCCAGGACCTCTCCGAGCTCGTCGCCTACATGAGGCAAATCGGTTTCAAGCGCATCTCGATCAACACCAACGCCCTCACCCTCGACCAAAAGCCCGAGATCCTGCCCTACGTGCGCGACCTGGTGATCAGCATCGACTCGATGGATGCCGCGCGGAAGGATGAGATCATCGGCTGCAAGAAGGGCGGCGCGCAGAAAATCTTCGACAACCTGCGCTGGGCGGCACGCCTGCAAAAAAAGCACGGCTACGAGGTCTCGATCAACTGCGTGGTCGCTCCGCACACCCTGGGCGACGCCCGCGAGGTGTTACGCTTCGCCCTGCAAGAGGGCATCCGCTACTCCTGCATCCCGCAAAACGTCGACTATGCCGTGCATCCCGGCCTGAACGCCAGCGAGGACTACCGGGCCTTCATCCGGGAGATCATGGAGCTGAAGAAACGCAACCCTCTGATCTCCGGAACGCGCTATTTCTTCCAAAACATCCTCAAGCTCTCGCCCTTCGAGTGCTATCCCAGCGTGGTTGCGCGCGTGAACGCCAACGGCGACGTCAGCTGGCCCTGCCGGCCGTTGAAAACCGTCGCCGGCAACCTGCTCGAGATCGGCTCCTTCGACGCAACGGTGAAAGAAGGCATCCGCAAGCACGGCATCCTCAACGCCTGCGACAAGAACTGCCAGGTGCGCTGCTACATCGAGTCCTCCCTGCTGGTGAAGCACCCCCTCGCTCTCGTCCGCGAGTTCTTCACGGGCCGCAAGCTTACCTCGCCACTGGCCAACCCCGTCCTGCAAAAGCTGCCGGTGGCGGCGAGCTACGTGCCGGCGGAGAAGCACCTCGCCTAG
- a CDS encoding DUF3047 domain-containing protein, with the protein MKLFRVVCLGLLLSASLAARSEEMPVDGFLQSTVGEFPAGWKTYPLQMGKAKRVYRIAQEGEEKFLRAVDAEFLSVTAFRSFPWDVEKYPYLKFRWRAQGLPQMPAGEWREVDDHACGVFVGFGFASALKYVWSSNFPAGSYWAKKPGKFVIVAREFGPERAGQWQEVTVDVKGDFEKYFGKAFSGKPSGLAVLSDGEGSRQRVACDYAAFRVSDRP; encoded by the coding sequence ATGAAATTATTTCGCGTCGTCTGCCTCGGGCTTCTCTTGTCGGCCTCGCTCGCCGCGCGCAGCGAGGAGATGCCCGTCGACGGCTTTCTCCAGTCGACGGTCGGCGAATTCCCCGCCGGCTGGAAGACCTATCCGCTGCAAATGGGCAAGGCCAAGCGGGTCTACCGCATCGCCCAGGAGGGGGAGGAAAAATTCCTCCGCGCCGTCGACGCCGAGTTCCTGTCCGTCACCGCCTTCCGCAGCTTCCCTTGGGACGTCGAAAAATATCCCTACCTGAAATTCCGCTGGCGGGCACAGGGCCTGCCCCAAATGCCGGCCGGGGAATGGCGGGAGGTCGACGACCACGCCTGCGGCGTCTTCGTCGGTTTCGGCTTCGCCTCCGCCCTCAAATACGTCTGGAGCTCGAACTTCCCCGCCGGTTCCTACTGGGCGAAAAAACCCGGGAAATTCGTCATCGTCGCGCGCGAGTTCGGCCCCGAGCGGGCCGGACAGTGGCAAGAGGTCACCGTGGACGTGAAGGGGGATTTTGAAAAGTACTTCGGCAAGGCCTTTTCCGGAAAACCCTCGGGCCTCGCGGTCTTGAGCGACGGCGAGGGCTCCCGCCAGCGGGTGGCCTGCGATTACGCGGCCTTCCGGGTCAGCGACCGCCCCTAA
- a CDS encoding polysaccharide deacetylase family protein → MPPLKVYIQVSLIALAGLLLGAFLLWRLTKAIRARRAGAIAGNLAAVTAFAAATFGLCYALIPCFNWPLASYCRGDAEKKWVALTFDDGPNEPYTSQILDILAQKQVPAAFFTVGASVSRSPEVVARMLREGHTVGNHTQTHRGLIALKPEEIRQELAGWERAMAPIGTPAPKLFRAPHGWKSPFLGKILAETGYRLVGWTRGVWDTDRPGEEVLFHRLTARPENGMILLLHDGVEGVPGADRGDLVAVLPKVIDHYRALGFRFVGLPEMMQGTEK, encoded by the coding sequence ATGCCGCCCCTCAAAGTCTACATCCAAGTATCCCTGATCGCCCTTGCCGGCCTCCTGTTGGGCGCCTTCCTGCTCTGGCGCTTGACGAAGGCGATCCGGGCCCGCCGCGCGGGGGCGATCGCCGGAAATCTTGCCGCCGTCACGGCCTTCGCCGCCGCGACCTTCGGCCTGTGCTACGCCCTGATCCCTTGTTTCAACTGGCCCCTCGCCTCCTACTGCCGGGGCGATGCCGAAAAAAAATGGGTGGCGCTGACCTTCGACGACGGGCCCAACGAGCCCTATACCTCGCAGATCTTGGACATCCTCGCGCAAAAACAAGTGCCCGCCGCCTTCTTCACGGTCGGAGCGAGTGTCTCCCGTTCCCCCGAGGTCGTCGCGCGCATGCTGCGCGAGGGTCACACCGTCGGAAATCACACGCAGACCCACCGCGGCCTGATCGCCCTCAAGCCCGAAGAGATCCGCCAAGAGCTCGCGGGCTGGGAGCGGGCCATGGCCCCGATCGGCACCCCGGCGCCCAAGTTGTTCCGCGCCCCCCACGGCTGGAAGTCGCCCTTTCTCGGAAAAATCCTCGCGGAGACGGGCTACCGCCTCGTCGGCTGGACCCGCGGGGTCTGGGACACCGACCGTCCCGGCGAGGAGGTCTTGTTCCATCGCCTCACCGCGCGCCCGGAAAACGGGATGATCCTGCTCTTGCACGACGGCGTCGAGGGCGTGCCCGGCGCCGACCGCGGCGATTTGGTCGCGGTGCTGCCCAAGGTCATCGACCACTACCGCGCCCTGGGCTTTCGTTTCGTGGGACTGCCGGAGATGATGCAAGGGACCGAAAAATGA